The Cetobacterium sp. 8H DNA window CTTGGCTTTCCTGTAGCTGTATCTAAGAAATAGTCTGGTTTTCTCATATTAAAATCTTTAAAAAAAACTTCATTTAACTCATAATCATAATTTTGCCCAGTGTGAACAATTACATGATCTATCGCTTCTGATTTCTCTAATTTATCTATTACTGCTGCTAATCTAATTATCTCAGGTCTTGTTCCCACAACAGTCATTACCTTTAATCTTTTCATTTTTTAAACCTCCAAGTAATATGTATCTGGGTTTTCTTTATCAAATTGCTCATTTGCCCATAATACAAGAACCATATCTTTTTTTCCGGTATTTGTTATATTATGAGTATACCCTGTTGGGATATCTACAACCTCTAATTTTTTATCAGATACTGGATACTCTATAATTTCATCACTAAATATATGTCTAAATCTTAGTGTAGCTTCACCTTTTATAACTAAAAACTTTTCATTTTTAGTATTATGATAGTGATTACCTCTGGTTACACCTGGTCTTGAAGTTGATATAGAAAATTGTCCACTATCCAATGTTCTTAATATTTCAACAAAACTTCCTCTAGGATCAGAATGCTCCACTAATTTGTAAGAAAACTTATCTTTTGGAAGATATGATAGATATGTTGCATATAAAGCTCTTTCAAACCCTGTTCCTACTTTGGGAATTGTCAAAGTTTTCCTATTCTCTTTAAAAGACTCTAATAAATCTGCAACTTCTCCAAGAGTTTTATGGTAAGTTTTTTCTACCATATAATATAATTTATTTTCTTTATTTTCTTCATTTAAATGAGATACAATAGCATTTATTACATCATCTATATATACAAATTCTATCAATGTATCTCTTCCATTTATTGATATTTCAATATCATTTGCAGTATTGTAACACCATGTTGCTATAACTGAGTTATAGTTAGGTTTACACCATTTTCCAAAAACATTTTGTAATCTATAAATATACACAGCTGAACTATTTTTCTCTGCATACTCTTTTAATAGATTTTCTCCCGCTAACTTGCTTTTTCCATAATCATTTTCTTTATCAGCATGGATTGAAGATGTTATTAATACTGGTATTTTTTTATTATTTTTTTCTAATAAATTAATTAAATTTCCAACTAAATCAGTATTTCCTTTATAAAAATCTTCTGGATTTTCTGGTCTATTGATTCCTGCTAAATGGAATATAAAATCTACATTTTTTATGCTTTCTTCTAGTTCTTCCATAGTATTTTCCATATCAAATGTTAATATCTCTACATTCTCTGTTCTTAAAAGTCTTTCTTTTAAATTTTTTCCAATGAAACCATTAGAGCCTGTAATTAATATTTTTTTCATACTATTTCACTCCAAACTCTCTTAAATCATCTTGAATCTCAGGAAGTTCCAATAACATAGATTTTAACTCTTCTTCATTTAATCTATATGT harbors:
- a CDS encoding NAD-dependent epimerase/dehydratase family protein, with product MKKILITGSNGFIGKNLKERLLRTENVEILTFDMENTMEELEESIKNVDFIFHLAGINRPENPEDFYKGNTDLVGNLINLLEKNNKKIPVLITSSIHADKENDYGKSKLAGENLLKEYAEKNSSAVYIYRLQNVFGKWCKPNYNSVIATWCYNTANDIEISINGRDTLIEFVYIDDVINAIVSHLNEENKENKLYYMVEKTYHKTLGEVADLLESFKENRKTLTIPKVGTGFERALYATYLSYLPKDKFSYKLVEHSDPRGSFVEILRTLDSGQFSISTSRPGVTRGNHYHNTKNEKFLVIKGEATLRFRHIFSDEIIEYPVSDKKLEVVDIPTGYTHNITNTGKKDMVLVLWANEQFDKENPDTYYLEV